A genomic segment from Takifugu rubripes chromosome 20, fTakRub1.2, whole genome shotgun sequence encodes:
- the lrrc7 gene encoding leucine-rich repeat-containing protein 7 isoform X3 produces MTTKRKLIGRLVPCRCFRGEEEVISVLDYSHCSLQQVPKEIFSFERTLEELYLDANQIEELPKQLFSCQALKKLSMPDNDLSNLPTTIASLVNLKELDISKNGIQEFPDNIKCCKGLSVVEASVNPITKLPDGFTQLLNLTQLFLNDAFLEYLPANFGRLSKLRILELRENHLKTMPKSIHRLTQLERLDLGSNEFSDVPEVLEQIHSLKELWLDNNSLQSIPGCLGKLRQLRYLDLAKNRIETLDTDISGCEALEDLLLSSNMLQHLPDSIGMLKKLTTLKVDDNQLTSLPNTIGSAKPKQGLSLLEEFDCSCNELESLPPTIGYLHSLRTFAADENFLTELPREIGNCKNVTVMSLRSNKLEFLPDEIGQMTKLRVLNLSDNRLKNLPFTFTKLKDLAALWLSDNQSKALIPLQTEAHPETKQKVLTNYMFPQQPRHDEDYQSDSDSFNPTLWEEQRQQRMTVAFDFEDKKEEEDNSGKVKVEINLKRYPTPYPEDLKNMVKSVQSLVGKNVHTGLGHQHQHQHQHQLSAGTVTSVGPNMDHTHLSKEPYEPPWPLPPKEVTDREMQDFSQSQLMDQGSIHNSGIDIPKRKDKEDLTESSEDSMGGSPNDIRISDMRPTLVEPPIYKPKVVLLGKDKKESTDEEVDKLHCLNHSGSSATYSDYSPSQGSSGSSNPPANPHAHTHTHTHAHSHPHKHTPALPAPSKDQAPQSHWTNRLAQSFPKPIDSKPLLSQRETPPSGTLQQRGDRRPLSEPFDWSEAPHYDNTGFDAEESPMDASSSTGSQGNPPLGSKPRSQSTHGRRPLMRQERIVGVPLELDTQTLPFHSNQRSTPDNDPQSTGPSSQNPWQNWTRTPSPLEDRTAFPSKLDITPTSSPHPDRKNMDPRLDQSAGPLPGSWTYHNNQEDQNRKDQLSVSGGNKVTVVMSKSSDRLSPMMREMRSKFKKSQSIDEIDIGSYKVYSIPVDNYSSSIEQQTSLDRPELPGSMEQTSMARSQSAPMLDDELGFPGHGVNSQNQSAINQKPAIPHKAYHFDHNYNPQVTIDRRIPPPFPNTPDYINHAPKALEYISQTGKTLPKELVSPRYRDYPPLEMFSFAQSPINQDGTPSQQQPIPTPRSRPGFLRRADSLVSSTELALFRRVHEAQQEALQEAQYRHQTDPPLYSRAVAYSTPMEHSALPGVADGQSQMMHNKRNGRYDDDYPTYQEQKKPMIGYPTKSLTQRRPLSARSYSTETYGASQARPVSARPTMAALLEKMPPDYALATCPEKASEDTIKVRPVVPEKPEDITSRMPADWRQQLLRHIEAKRLDRSGVLKHNTLTLGMLCQGGGHGQGHTSTLNFNLYNNTKHEPPAGRWLPLPPPPSTNATPSQQGAILENDQEGVTGSSQWAPYSLGRRDVPPDNLIKKTVHSHNPSSHQSHNTHMIVTSSSSSSSTTPHRVVNQQGYDGMMTKGGQYQPGMPLSVVPSGGPGQYQGNMPQGHAAPGQGYTSSGLPMVLSSSGNQPQYNPHSSHSSGHQSGLPSTNPQYHSNQGMIHSNQVVMTHTNPRPQSARCLLQTKGQKSTDGFHEQLCVRIEKNPGLGFSISGGISGQGNPFKPSDMGIFVTRVQHDGPAASVLQPGDKILQANGHSFLHIEHETAVSLLKSFQRMVDLTVLRDGSAH; encoded by the exons ATGACCACTAAGCGGAAGCTGATTGGCCGGCTGGTGCCGTGCCGCTGTTTCCGGGGTGAAGAGGAGGTGATCTCGGTGTTGGACTACTCTCACTGCAGTCTGCAGCAGGTCCCCAAGGAGATCTTCAGCTTTGAGAGAACTTTGGAGGAGCTCTACCTAGATGCCAACCAGATAGAGGAACTACCCAAG CAACTCTTCAGCTGCCAGGCCTTGAAGAAGCTGAGCATGCCTGATAACGACCTGTCCAACCTACCAACCACCATTGCCAGCTTGGTTAACCTCAAAGAGCTGGACATCAGTAAAAACG GTATCCAGGAGTTTCCAGACAATATAAAATGCTGTAAAGGCCTGTCTGTGGTGGAGGCCAGCGTTAACCCCATCACCAA ACTCCCAGATGGTTTCACACAGCTCCTCAACCTGACCCAGCTCTTCTTAAATGATGCCTTCTTGGAATATTTACCAGCAAACTTTGGCAG GCTCTCAAAACTACGGATCTTGGAGCTGAGGGAGAACCACCTGAAAACCATGCCAAA GTCCATCCATAGACTGACACAGTTGGAGAGGTTGGATCTCGGTAGCAATGAATTCTCTGATGTG CCGGAGGTTTTGGAACAGATTCACAGCCTTAAAGAACTGTGGCTGGATAACAACTCCCTCCAGTCTATACCAGGG TGTCTAGGGAAACTTCGTCAGTTGCGGTACTTGGACTTGGCTAAGAACCGTATCGAGACGCTGGACACAGATATTTCAGGGTGTGAGGCCTTAGAGgacctgctgctctcctccaacATGCTGCAGCACCTGCCTGACAGTATAG GAATGTTGAAGAAGCTGACGACCTTAAAGGTGGACGACAACCAGCTGACCTCACTGCCTAACACCATCGGGAG TGCGAAGCCCAAGCAAGG TCTGTCGCTTTTGGAGGAGTTCGACTGTAGCTGTAATGAATTGGAGTCTTTGCCCCCCACCATCGGCTACCTTCACAGCCTGAGGACCTTTGCTGCAGATGAGAACTTCCTCACTGAGCTGCCCAGGGAG ATTGGTAACTGTAAGAACGTGACTGTAATGTCACTGCGGTCTAATAAATTGGAATTTCTTCCTGACGAGATTGGACAGATGACCAAACTACGAGTCCTCAACCTTAGTGacaacag GTTAAAGAATCTACCGTTTACCTTCACTAAGCTGAAGGACCTGGCAGCTCTGTGGCTTTCTGACAATCAG TCTAAGGCTCTGATCCCGCTGCAGACAGAAGCCCACCCTGAAACCAAACAAAAGGTTTTGACCAACTACATGTTTCCTCAGCAACCGCGGCATGACGAGG attaTCAGTCGGACAGTGACAGCTTTAATCCTACCCTGTGGGAGGagcagagacagcagaggaTGACTGTGGCCTTTGATTTTGAggacaagaaagaagaggaagacaatTCTGGGAAGGTCAAG gttGAGATAAACCTGAAGCGCTACCCAACACCCTACCCCGAGGACCTTAAGAACATGGTGAAGTCAGTGCAAAGCCTTGTGGGTAAAAATGTACACACGGGGCTTggacaccagcaccagcaccagcaccagcaccagctgaGCGCAGGCACTGTCACCTCAGTGGGACCCAACATGGACCATACACATCTCAGTAAAGAGCCATACGAACCACCGTGGCCGCTGCCTCCCAAAGAG gtgacagacagagagatgcAGGACTTCTCTCAGAGTCAGCTAATGGATCAGGGATCAATCCATAACTCTGGCATTGACATTCCCAAGAGGAAAGACAAAGAGGACCTGACTGAGAGCTCCGAG GACTCGATGGGCGGATCTCCTAATGACATCCGGATCTCAGATATGAGGCCCACACTGGTGGAGCCACCTATTTACAAACCAAAGGTGGTGTTATTGGGGAAAGACAAGAAAG AGTCGACAGATGAAGAGGTGGATAAGCTGCACTGTCTGAACCACAGCGGCTCGTCAGCCACCTACTCTGACTACTCTCCCTCGCagggctcctctggctcctccaaCCCTCCTGCCAAcccgcacgcgcacacgcacacgcacacgcacgcacactctcACCCGCATAAACACACTCCCGCTCTGCCAGCCCCGAGCAAGGACCAGGCTCCTCAGTCACACTGGACCAACAG aTTGGCTCAGTCATTCCCTAAACCCATTGACTCCAAGCCCCTGCTATCTCAAAGAGAGACGCCTCCTTCAGGAACCCTGCAGCAGCGAGGAGATCGGCGGCCACTGAGTGAGCCCTTCGATTGGTCTGAGGCCCCTCACTATGACAACACAGGTTTTGATGCCGAGGAGTCCCCTATGGATGCTTCGTCATCTACTGGGAGTCAAGGAAACCCACCGCTGGGCTCCAAACCTCGCAGCCAGTCGACACACGGGCGGCGCCCTCTCATGAGGCAAGAGCGTATCGTAGGCGTGCCCCTGGAGCTGGACACTCAGACGCTACCTTTCCACAGCAACCAGCGTTCCACTCCAGACAATGACCCACAGTCCACTGGACCTTCTTCCCAGAACCCTTGGCAGAATTGGACCAGAACGCCCAGCCCTTTGGAAGACCGGActgcttttccttccaaactggaTATAACACCCACCTCCAGCCCACACCCTGACCGCAAGAACATGGACCCAAG GCTGGACCAAAGTGCAGGGCCTTTGCCTGGCAGCTGGACATACCACAACAACCAGGAGGATCAAAACAGGAAGGATCAGCTAAGTGTCAGTGGGGGCAACAAAGTGACAGTAGTGATGAGTAAAAGCTCCGACCGTTTGTCCCCCATGATGAGAGAGATGAGGTCCAAGTTTAAGAAATCGCAGAGCATTGATGAGATCGACATTGGCTCCTACAAAGTGTACAG TATTCCAGTGGACAACTACAGTTCTTCCATCGAGCAGCAGACAAGCCTGGACCGGCCCGAGTTGCCTGGCTCCATGGAGCAGACCAGTATGGCGCGGTCACAGTCTGCCCCCATGTTAGACGATGAGCTGGGATTCCCGGGACACGGAGTCAATAGTCAGAACCAGTCTGCAATAAACCAAAAACCTGCCATCCCGCACAAGGCGTATCATTTTGACCACAACTACAACCCACAG GTGACCATTGACCGTCGaatccctcctcccttccccaaTACACCGGATTATATAAACCACGCACCAAAGGCCTTGGAGTACATTagtcaaacaggaaaaacattaCCCAAAGAGTTGGTGAGCCCGCGGTATCGTGACTATCCACCGTTGGAGATGTTCTCTTTCGCTCAATCACCGATCAACCAGGACGGTACGCCCAGCCAGCAACAGCCCATCCCAACGCCGCGTTCCAGGCCGGGCTTTTTGAGGAGAGCGGATTCACTGGTGAGCTCAACAGAGCTCGCTTTGTTCCGAAGGGTTCATGAAGCCCAGCAGGAGGCCCTGCAAGAGGCCCAGTACAGACATCAG ACGGACCCCCCTCTTTACAGTCGGGCTGTGGCCTATTCCACCCCCATGGAGCACTCAGCCCTCCCCGGTGTGGCAGATGGTCAGAGCCAGATGATGCATAATAAGAGAAATGGTCGCTATGATGATGACTATCCCACCtaccaggagcagaagaagccaATGATTGGATACCCAACCAAGAGTTTGACTCAGCGTCGCCCCCTGTCGGCCAGAAGCTACAGCACCGAAACCTATGGAGCATCGCAG GCCCGTCCAGTGTCAGCTCGTCCCACCATGGCTGCCCTGCTGGAGAAGATGCCCCCTGACTATGCTCTGGCAACTTGCCCTGAGAAAGCATCTGAGGACACCATTAAAGTGAGACCTGTCGTACCAGAGAAGCCCGAGGATATCACCTCCAGGATGCCCGCTGATTGGAGACAGCAGCTCCTTCGCCACATTGAGGCCAAACGATTGGATAGG AGTGGTGTCCTAAAGCACAACACGCTCACGCTGGGCATGCTCTGTCAGGGCGGGGGTCACGGCCAGGGGCACACCAGCACTTTGAACTTTAACCTTTACAATAACACTAAGCAtgagccccctgctggccgctgGTTGCCActacctcctcctccgtctACTAATGCC ACTCCGTCTCAGCAGGGTGCCATACTTGAAAACGACCAGGAGGGGGTGACAGGGAGCAGCCAATGGGCTCCCTACTCACTTGGCAGGAGGGATGTCCCGCCTGATAATCTCATAAAAAAG ACTGTCCACTCTCACAATCCCTCTTCCCACcagtcacataacacacacatgattgtcacatcttcttcctcctcttcctccactacTCCTCATCGCGTGGTCAACCAACAGGGTTATGATGGGATGATGACCAAAGGTGGACAGTACCAGCCAGGAATGCCACTGTCAGTGGTTCCCTCTGGGGGACCGGGTCAGTACCAGGGCAACATGCCTCAAG GTCACGCGGCTCCTGGGCAGGGGTACACTAGCTCGGGCCTACCCATGGTCCTGTCTTCATCTGGGAATCAGCCCCAGTACAACCCACATTCCTCTCACAGCTCGGGCCATCAGTCGGGCCTCCCCTCCACCAACCCACAGTACCACAGCAACCAGGGCATGATCCATAGCAACCAGGTTGTCATGACCCACACCAACCCACGACCACAGAGCGCTCGCTGCCTGTTGCAGACTAAAGGCCAGAAGAGCACAGATGGGTTTCACGAACAG ttGTGTGTGAGAATAGAGAAGAACCCTGGTCTTGGTTTCAGTATCTCTGGCGGCATCAGTGGCCAGGGGAACCCCTTCAAACCCTCTGATATG GGTATCTTTGTTACTAGGGTACAGCATGATGGACCCGCTGCATCTGTACTGCAGCCTGGAGACAAGATACTGCAG GCTAACGGGCATAGTTTTTTACACATAGAGCACGAGACAGCTGTCTCTCTGCTGAAGAGTTTCCAGCGGATGGTGGACTTGACAGTTCTAAGAGATGGCAGCGCACACTGA